A genomic window from Daphnia magna isolate NIES linkage group LG9, ASM2063170v1.1, whole genome shotgun sequence includes:
- the LOC123475646 gene encoding uncharacterized protein LOC123475646 yields the protein MAAKWLNSVDVDFGVQFPRLSMRAVHGFVRSLKVEPQDLLGLVAAYTSNFLSQHSGIVRTELEGKEVNVVIRDSNIPEKFVRIAGIPQNLDLGVVKTRLKEFGTIIDARWERYRVAEDDVLYPVLATWMIVRMTLTKNIPSYITIGSYRAMVKYEGQKPTCRLCDDETHFCYNCPTLRRNKEPIIVQKPSNKMTKKTETVPEKPVTLPLDVDPMVSKALLECGLQNDPPRQTPPAQMIIPETQPDDSEPMTISMEPVEPNLGEVESMETDKTSDHLKVPTVPQSKRFKPTLTPQNSRPTLSTSQPKKPFK from the exons atggctgccaagtggctcaatagtgtagatgtcgattttggggttcaattcccgagatTGAGTATGCGTGCGGTACATGGGTtcgtgcgtagtttgaaggttgagccacaggatctcttaggcctagttgct GCATAcacctcaaattttttgtcccaacacagtggtatcgtcaggacgGAATTGGAAGGGAAAGAAGTTAATGTAGTCATCAGGGACAGTAATATTCCGGAGAAATTTGTCagaattgcagggattccacagaatctagacttgggagtagtAAAGACACGTCTGAAGGAATTTGGAACCATAATTGATGCTCGTTGGGAacgctatcgggtggcagaggatgacgttttataccctgtccttGCCACTTGGATGATAGTACGAATGACGTTGACTAAGAATattccctcatacattacTATTGGCAGCtatcgtgccatggtaaagtatgagGGACAAAAACCTACTTGCAGACTGTGTGACGACGAAACCCATTTTTGCTACAACTGCCCAACTTTGAGACGTAATAAGGAACCTATCATTGTCCAAAAGCCCAGTAATAAAatgactaaaaagacagagacagTCCCGGAAAAACCCGTCACTCTACCCTTAGATGTAGACCCCATGGTTTCTAAGGCCCTTCTTGAGTGTGGATTACAAA ACGACCCACCACGACAGACTCCGCCCGCTCAAATGATAATCCCTGAAACACAACCTGATGACTCGGAACCTATGACAATTTCCATGGAACCAGTGGAACCCAATTTGGGGGAAGTTGAGTCCATGGAAACTGACAAAACAAGTGACCACCTGAAAGTTCCCACTGTACCACAAAGCAAACGTTTCAAACCAACATTGACACCCCAGAATTCTAGACCAACCTTGTCCACTTCTCAACCCAAGAAACCATTTAAATGA